The following proteins are co-located in the Primulina tabacum isolate GXHZ01 chromosome 11, ASM2559414v2, whole genome shotgun sequence genome:
- the LOC142519585 gene encoding NADPH HC-toxin reductase 1-like has product MSVDALAAYWWQLLVFHMDAISLYKQRMRTLSFANVMIQYKNRVDVRVDSAKRIASLCIGWGTVKRLIYTASVMAASPLKDGRSTYKENMDETSWTPANFSIPYTNDYHVEEYANRELLSFGNGEMEVVTLACGLVG; this is encoded by the exons ATGTCTGTTGATGCTTTGGCTGCCTATTGGTGGCAACTTTTGGTCTTCCATATGGATGCTATCAGCTTGTATAAACAGCGGATGC GTACTCTTTCGTTCGCCAATGTGATGATTCAG TACAAAAACCGGGTCGATGTGAGAGTGGATTCAGCAAAGAGAATTGCAAGCTTGTGCATTGGATGGGGAACAGTGAAGAGGCTCATCTACACGGCTTCTGTAATGGCTGCTTCGCCATTGAAAGATGGAAGGAGTACTTACAAGGAGAACATGGATGAAACTTCTTGGACCCCTGCTAATTTCTCTATCCCTTACACAAATGATTATCATGTTGAG GAGTATGCAAATAGAGAACTTTTAAGTTTTGGCAATGGAGAAATGGAAGTGGTGACACTAGCCTGTGGCCTTGTCGGCTGA
- the LOC142519383 gene encoding putative WRKY transcription factor 53, whose product MENFGTFNKDSLLTELTRGRSYANQLRKELHPTPASCVHLLERVISSYDNALEMLNCMVLLRNGEPKSEGSDRDSKGEVHCKNSKKRKTLATWSEQLRVCTETGFEGQLDDGYYWRKYGQKDILGAKHPRAYYRCTHRGSQGCLATKQVQRTDKDNSIFEVIYRGKHTCIQEMRKKTKENLDKKMRREDKEVSERRSGQRNLTSEPENREMPIKEESLPTVTSSPTPIGYENVETSVFSKLENFVGMSDSPPFLSPDTSESYLLLSPCRFSDIELSDILQSSESEFAEINFNPALIEDFPSGELDLLMDQIDFGSCFIDPSDYFK is encoded by the exons ATGGAAAATTTTGGAACATTTAATAAAGATAGTCTCTTAACTGAGTTAACTCGAGGGAGAAGTTATGCGAATCAGCTGAGAAAAGAGCTTCACCCCACTCCTGCTTCATGTGTTCATTTACTAGAGAGGGTGATCTCTTCTTATGATAATGCTCTAGAGATGCTTAATTGTATGGTTTTGCTTCGAAATGGAGAGCCTAAAAGCGAAGGATCCGACCGAGACTCCAAGGGGGAAGTTCATTGCAAAAATTCCAAGAAAAG AAAGACATTGGCAACATGGAGCGAACAACTGCGCGTGTGCACTGAAACAGGGTTTGAAGGTCAACTTGATGATGGGTATTACTGGAGGAAATATGGGCAGAAAGATATTCTTGGGGCTAAGCATCCGAG GGCTTATTATAGATGCACTCATCGCGGTAGTCAAGGATGCTTGGCGACTAAACAAGTGCAACGAACAGACAAAGACAATTCGATCTTTGAAGTGATTTACAGAGGGAAACACACATGTATTCAGGAAATGCGGAAAAAGACAAAAGAAAACCTCGATAAAAAAATGAGGCGAGAAGATAAAGAAGTGAGTGAAAGACGTTCAGGGCAGAGGAATTTGACCTCTGAACCAGAGAATAGAGAAATGCCCATTAAGGAAGAGAGTCTTCCTACTGTTACCTCTTCTCCCACACCAATTGGATATGAAAATGTTGAAACttcagtcttttccaagctcgaaAACTTTGTTGGAATGAGTGATTCGCCTCCATTTTTGTCTCCAGATACATCGGAGTCCTATCTCCTACTTTCACCGTGCCGGTTTAGTGATATCGAGCTTAGTGACATTTTACAAAGTTCAGAATCAGAGTTTGCAGAAATAAACTTCAATCCAGCCCTGATCGAGGATTTCCCATCGGGAGAGTTGGATCTCTTGATGGATCAAATCGACTTCGGCTCTTGTTTCATTGATCCatctgattattttaaataa
- the LOC142519226 gene encoding F-box/kelch-repeat protein At3g06240-like has translation MTGSDDLYVKLPQDVIFEILFKLSTRTLLNLRRVSKSFVSIISHPYFLRLRLSSAPAASHHLLYYESSDYTKIYFSFHDSHTFSLCKKLETPFKSVNGYLRLVGSSRGVVCLFDTNYFNFLGTVILWNPFIGKYKILQTIQGFRCFKSSFSHMAVGFGFDYTNLDFKVVKILYGYDNNEHELRSKALVYGIKIGSWRSIEQFVPCFMPKNWCSNVFVHGVVHWMAYRRPQFDGHLDCIMGFDVVEEIFTVMELPQNLGPNCKDMRLSPMVNEQSLSLFVSYCENMGESWDVWLMNDYGKVDSWSRKYVVVLEQVFVPIKVVNDGEILAAISDELLVLMNVETEEVTDLAVCGLPLSFYAADYDPSLALIDIGQQLME, from the coding sequence ATGACAGGAAGCGATGATCTTTACGTCAAACTCCCTCAAGATGTTATCTTCGAAATCCTTTTTAAACTCTCCACAAGAACCCTACTAAATCTCCGGCGCGTTTCCAAATCCTTTGTTTCCATAATCTCTCACCCCTATTTCCTCAGACTCCGCCTATCCTCTGCCCCCGCCGCCTCCCACCACCTCCTGTATTATGAATCCTCGGATTACACGAAGATATACTTTTCTTTTCATGATTCCCATACGTTTTCTCTGTGTAAAAAGCTCGAAACTCCATTCAAGAGTGTTAATGGTTACTTGAGGCTTGTCGGTTCTAGCAGGGGAGTTGTGTGTTTGTTCGATACCAATTATTTTAACTTTCTTGGCACTGTGATTTTGTGGAACCCCTTTATCGGAAAGTACAAGATTCTGCAGACGATACAAGGATTTCGTTGTTTTAAGAGTAGTTTCTCACATATGGCTGTAGGGTTTGGATTTGATTACACGAATCTTGACTTCAAAGTTGTCAAAATCTTGTATGGTTATGATAATAATGAGCATGAGTTACGATCAAAGGCTTTGGTATATGGAATCAAAATTGGATCTTGGAGGAGTATTGAACAGTTTGTTCCTTGTTTCATGCCCAAAAATTGGTGTAGCAATGTGTTTGTGCATGGTGTTGTGCATTGGATGGCATATAGGAGGCCGCAATTTGACGGGCATCTGGATTGCATTATGGGTTTTGATGTAGTTGAGGAGATTTTCACGGTAATGGAGTTGCCTCAAAATCTTGGACCTAACTGTAAGGACATGAGGTTGTCTCCCATGGTTAATGAGCAATCTTTGTCTCTCTTTGTAAGTTATTGTGAGAATATGGGTGAGTCATGGGATGTGTGGTTGATGAATGACTATGGGAAGGTGGATTCTTGGTCGCGAAAATATGTTGTTGTGTTAGAGCAGGTGTTTGTTCCCATCAAGGTTGTAAATGATGGTGAAATCTTAGCTGCAATAAGTGACGAATTATTGGTTTTGATGAATGTTGAAACAGAGGAAGTTACGGATCTCGCAGTTTGTGGATTGCCGCTATCGTTCTATGCAGCTGATTATGATCCAAGCTTGGcgttgattgatattggacagCAACTCATGGAGTAG